In the Oncorhynchus tshawytscha isolate Ot180627B linkage group LG17, Otsh_v2.0, whole genome shotgun sequence genome, one interval contains:
- the LOC112216974 gene encoding RNA polymerase II-associated protein 3 isoform X3 has product MGPRNVGMSENKAIELQLQMRQNAEDLHNFMKDLDSWETDIKRKDEQLRTGSFSESQKSLPPVRNKDYKKKREKKKASDNNAKTEPKQARRIKSHDYQSWDKFDVDKVLESMDKEDSAAESNDSESEDSGVPATDQDKVLAEKEKGNQLFKEGKYEDAIECYTRDMGADPYNPVLPTNRAACFFRLKKFAVAESDCNLSIALDSNYFKAFARRGASRFALQHYESALEDYVMVLKLDPGNLEAQKEVMKCKEVIAKLGGKAESPEAAVVTPPVVDVKQQQLMEEQQRRQEAVVQKDRGNAYFKEGKYEAAVVDYTKGMEADSTNVLLPANRAMAYLKLQRYKEAEEDCSKAIALDGTYSKAFARRGTARAALGLLKQAKEDFEEVLKLEPGNKQAFYEMKKIAIDMDTSGLLATEEHAQRRTVQPINKPPDLQSTKPLSRVDIEEVCGKILVQEESSAVLTSATAPCVRHQKTTSITDTVREGQASPPSTSPSAKIPKIEETSNLPSHSPVQGPVGYAVRAQTQQHREATVSEPTEPPATPSTEVVPPAPTNSFQLEADLRKIGNGPEVIYKYLKQIQPQAYAKIFQSSLEPDMLNQILRTLQSFYIKKEEPPVILEILRNLAGVRRFDMAVMFMSNPEKKVLQELFDFLRQAGLEDASVGALQKKYGV; this is encoded by the exons ATGGGGCCAAGAAAT GTAGGCATGTCTGAAAACAAAGCCATTGAACTCCAACTGCAAATGCGACAAAATGCAGAGGACCTGCATAACTTCATGAAAGATCTTGACAGCTGGGAAACTGACATAAAGAGGAAGGATGAGCAACTAAGAACTGGGAGCTTTAGCGAGTCTCAA AAAAGCCTCCCACCAGTGCGAAACAAGGACTacaaaaagaagagagagaaaaagaaggcaTCAGACAACAATGCAAAGACTGAACCAAAACAAGCACGCAGGATAAAGTCTCATGACTATCAGTCATGGGACAAATTTGATGTG GACAAGGTATTGGAGTCCATGGATAAAGAGGACAGCGCTGCTGAGTCCAATGACTCTGAGTCTGAGGATTCTGGGGTTCCTGCTACTGACCAAGACAAGGTGCTTGCTGAGAAGGAGAAA GGCAATCAGCTGTTCAAAGAAGGGAAGTATGAGGATGCCATTGAGTGTTACACCAGAGACATGGGCGCAGACCCTTATAACCCCGTTCTGCCTACAAACCGAGCTGCCTGCTTCTTCAGACTCAAAAA gTTTGCTGTTGCCGAGTCTGACTGCAACTTGTCCATCGCTCTGGACAGTAACTACTTCAAAGCATTTGCACGAAGAGGAGCGTCTCGATTCGCCCTGCAACATTATGAATCTGCCCTAGAAG ATTATGTAATGGTTCTCAAGCTGGATCCTGGAAACCTGGAGGCACAGAAGGAAGTGATGAAATGCAAAGAG GTCATTGCTAAACTGGGTGGAAAGGCAGAAAGCCCAGAGGCTGCAGTGGTGACGCCACCTGTGGTGGACGTCAAGCAACAGCAGCTCATGGAGGAacagcagaggagacaggaggcgGTGGTGCAGAAAGACAGG GGGAATGCATACTTCAAAGAGGGGAAGTATGAGGCTGCAGTAGTGGACTACACCAAGGGCATGGAAGCGGACAGCACCAACGTCCTCCTGCCTGCCAACCGGGCCATGGCTTACTTAAAGCTGCAGAG ATATAAAGAGGCTGAGGAGGACTGTAGTAAAGCAATAGCCCTGGATGGCACCTATTCAAAGGCCTTTGCCCGCAGAGGAACAGCCAGGGCTGCTCTGGGACTGCTCAAACAAGCTAAAGAAG aTTTTGAGGAGGTCCTGAAGCTAGAACCAGGAAACAAGCAGGCATTTTATGAGATGAAGAAGATTGCAATT GACATGGACACCAGTGGTCTGCTGGCAACAGAAGAGCATGCACAGCGGAGAACAGTACAGCCAATTAACAAACCACCTGACCTGCAGTCAACC AAGCCATTGAGTAGAGTGGACATTGAAGAGGTTTGTGGAAAGATCCTGGTCCAGGAGGAGTCCTCGGCTGTGTTGACTTCAGCCACAGCCCCCTGTGTTAGGCACCAGAAGACCACCTCCATTACAGACACCGTGAGAGAGGGTCAGGCCTcacccccctctacctcccccagtGCTAAGATCCCGAAGATTGAAGAAACATCAAACCTCCCCTCACATTCCCCTGTCCA AGGGCCTGTAGGGTATGCTGTGAGAGCACAGACACAGCAGCACAGGGAGGCAACTGTCAGTGAACCAACAGAACCACCTGCTACACCATCAACTGAGGTCGTACCTCCTGCCCCCACCAACAGCTTCCAGCTAGAGGCAGACCTAAGGAAGATTGGAAATGGCCCTGAAGTCATCTACAAGTATTTGAAG CAAATCCAGCCTCAGGCTTATGCAAAGATCTTCCAGAGCTCTCTTGAACCAGACATGCTCAATCAGATTCTAAGGACGTTACAAAGCTTTTACATCAA GAAGGAAGAGCCACCTGTCATACTGGAGATCCTCAGGAATCTGGCCGGTGTGAGGCGGTTCGATATGGCTGTAATGTTCATGTCCAACCCTGAGAAGAAAG tTCTACAAGAATTGTTTGACTTTCTTCGTCAAGCTGGACTTGAGGACGCTTCAGTAGGAGCCCTGCAAAAGAAGTATGGAGTGTGA
- the LOC112216974 gene encoding RNA polymerase II-associated protein 3 isoform X4 has product MDKEDSAAESNDSESEDSGVPATDQDKVLAEKEKGNQLFKEGKYEDAIECYTRDMGADPYNPVLPTNRAACFFRLKKFAVAESDCNLSIALDSNYFKAFARRGASRFALQHYESALEDYVMVLKLDPGNLEAQKEVMKCKEVIAKLGGKAESPEAAVVTPPVVDVKQQQLMEEQQRRQEAVVQKDRGNAYFKEGKYEAAVVDYTKGMEADSTNVLLPANRAMAYLKLQRYKEAEEDCSKAIALDGTYSKAFARRGTARAALGLLKQAKEDFEEVLKLEPGNKQAFYEMKKIAIDMDTSGLLATEEHAQRRTVQPINKPPDLQSTKPLSRVDIEEVCGKILVQEESSAVLTSATAPCVRHQKTTSITDTVREGQASPPSTSPSAKIPKIEETSNLPSHSPVQGPVGYAVRAQTQQHREATVSEPTEPPATPSTEVVPPAPTNSFQLEADLRKIGNGPEVIYKYLKQIQPQAYAKIFQSSLEPDMLNQILRTLQSFYIKKEEPPVILEILRNLAGVRRFDMAVMFMSNPEKKVLQELFDFLRQAGLEDASVGALQKKYGV; this is encoded by the exons ATGGATAAAGAGGACAGCGCTGCTGAGTCCAATGACTCTGAGTCTGAGGATTCTGGGGTTCCTGCTACTGACCAAGACAAGGTGCTTGCTGAGAAGGAGAAA GGCAATCAGCTGTTCAAAGAAGGGAAGTATGAGGATGCCATTGAGTGTTACACCAGAGACATGGGCGCAGACCCTTATAACCCCGTTCTGCCTACAAACCGAGCTGCCTGCTTCTTCAGACTCAAAAA gTTTGCTGTTGCCGAGTCTGACTGCAACTTGTCCATCGCTCTGGACAGTAACTACTTCAAAGCATTTGCACGAAGAGGAGCGTCTCGATTCGCCCTGCAACATTATGAATCTGCCCTAGAAG ATTATGTAATGGTTCTCAAGCTGGATCCTGGAAACCTGGAGGCACAGAAGGAAGTGATGAAATGCAAAGAG GTCATTGCTAAACTGGGTGGAAAGGCAGAAAGCCCAGAGGCTGCAGTGGTGACGCCACCTGTGGTGGACGTCAAGCAACAGCAGCTCATGGAGGAacagcagaggagacaggaggcgGTGGTGCAGAAAGACAGG GGGAATGCATACTTCAAAGAGGGGAAGTATGAGGCTGCAGTAGTGGACTACACCAAGGGCATGGAAGCGGACAGCACCAACGTCCTCCTGCCTGCCAACCGGGCCATGGCTTACTTAAAGCTGCAGAG ATATAAAGAGGCTGAGGAGGACTGTAGTAAAGCAATAGCCCTGGATGGCACCTATTCAAAGGCCTTTGCCCGCAGAGGAACAGCCAGGGCTGCTCTGGGACTGCTCAAACAAGCTAAAGAAG aTTTTGAGGAGGTCCTGAAGCTAGAACCAGGAAACAAGCAGGCATTTTATGAGATGAAGAAGATTGCAATT GACATGGACACCAGTGGTCTGCTGGCAACAGAAGAGCATGCACAGCGGAGAACAGTACAGCCAATTAACAAACCACCTGACCTGCAGTCAACC AAGCCATTGAGTAGAGTGGACATTGAAGAGGTTTGTGGAAAGATCCTGGTCCAGGAGGAGTCCTCGGCTGTGTTGACTTCAGCCACAGCCCCCTGTGTTAGGCACCAGAAGACCACCTCCATTACAGACACCGTGAGAGAGGGTCAGGCCTcacccccctctacctcccccagtGCTAAGATCCCGAAGATTGAAGAAACATCAAACCTCCCCTCACATTCCCCTGTCCA AGGGCCTGTAGGGTATGCTGTGAGAGCACAGACACAGCAGCACAGGGAGGCAACTGTCAGTGAACCAACAGAACCACCTGCTACACCATCAACTGAGGTCGTACCTCCTGCCCCCACCAACAGCTTCCAGCTAGAGGCAGACCTAAGGAAGATTGGAAATGGCCCTGAAGTCATCTACAAGTATTTGAAG CAAATCCAGCCTCAGGCTTATGCAAAGATCTTCCAGAGCTCTCTTGAACCAGACATGCTCAATCAGATTCTAAGGACGTTACAAAGCTTTTACATCAA GAAGGAAGAGCCACCTGTCATACTGGAGATCCTCAGGAATCTGGCCGGTGTGAGGCGGTTCGATATGGCTGTAATGTTCATGTCCAACCCTGAGAAGAAAG tTCTACAAGAATTGTTTGACTTTCTTCGTCAAGCTGGACTTGAGGACGCTTCAGTAGGAGCCCTGCAAAAGAAGTATGGAGTGTGA
- the LOC112216974 gene encoding RNA polymerase II-associated protein 3 isoform X5: MDKEDSAAESNDSESEDSGVPATDQDKGNQLFKEGKYEDAIECYTRDMGADPYNPVLPTNRAACFFRLKKFAVAESDCNLSIALDSNYFKAFARRGASRFALQHYESALEDYVMVLKLDPGNLEAQKEVMKCKEVIAKLGGKAESPEAAVVTPPVVDVKQQQLMEEQQRRQEAVVQKDRGNAYFKEGKYEAAVVDYTKGMEADSTNVLLPANRAMAYLKLQRYKEAEEDCSKAIALDGTYSKAFARRGTARAALGLLKQAKEDFEEVLKLEPGNKQAFYEMKKIAIDMDTSGLLATEEHAQRRTVQPINKPPDLQSTKPLSRVDIEEVCGKILVQEESSAVLTSATAPCVRHQKTTSITDTVREGQASPPSTSPSAKIPKIEETSNLPSHSPVQGPVGYAVRAQTQQHREATVSEPTEPPATPSTEVVPPAPTNSFQLEADLRKIGNGPEVIYKYLKQIQPQAYAKIFQSSLEPDMLNQILRTLQSFYIKKEEPPVILEILRNLAGVRRFDMAVMFMSNPEKKVLQELFDFLRQAGLEDASVGALQKKYGV; this comes from the exons ATGGATAAAGAGGACAGCGCTGCTGAGTCCAATGACTCTGAGTCTGAGGATTCTGGGGTTCCTGCTACTGACCAAGACAAG GGCAATCAGCTGTTCAAAGAAGGGAAGTATGAGGATGCCATTGAGTGTTACACCAGAGACATGGGCGCAGACCCTTATAACCCCGTTCTGCCTACAAACCGAGCTGCCTGCTTCTTCAGACTCAAAAA gTTTGCTGTTGCCGAGTCTGACTGCAACTTGTCCATCGCTCTGGACAGTAACTACTTCAAAGCATTTGCACGAAGAGGAGCGTCTCGATTCGCCCTGCAACATTATGAATCTGCCCTAGAAG ATTATGTAATGGTTCTCAAGCTGGATCCTGGAAACCTGGAGGCACAGAAGGAAGTGATGAAATGCAAAGAG GTCATTGCTAAACTGGGTGGAAAGGCAGAAAGCCCAGAGGCTGCAGTGGTGACGCCACCTGTGGTGGACGTCAAGCAACAGCAGCTCATGGAGGAacagcagaggagacaggaggcgGTGGTGCAGAAAGACAGG GGGAATGCATACTTCAAAGAGGGGAAGTATGAGGCTGCAGTAGTGGACTACACCAAGGGCATGGAAGCGGACAGCACCAACGTCCTCCTGCCTGCCAACCGGGCCATGGCTTACTTAAAGCTGCAGAG ATATAAAGAGGCTGAGGAGGACTGTAGTAAAGCAATAGCCCTGGATGGCACCTATTCAAAGGCCTTTGCCCGCAGAGGAACAGCCAGGGCTGCTCTGGGACTGCTCAAACAAGCTAAAGAAG aTTTTGAGGAGGTCCTGAAGCTAGAACCAGGAAACAAGCAGGCATTTTATGAGATGAAGAAGATTGCAATT GACATGGACACCAGTGGTCTGCTGGCAACAGAAGAGCATGCACAGCGGAGAACAGTACAGCCAATTAACAAACCACCTGACCTGCAGTCAACC AAGCCATTGAGTAGAGTGGACATTGAAGAGGTTTGTGGAAAGATCCTGGTCCAGGAGGAGTCCTCGGCTGTGTTGACTTCAGCCACAGCCCCCTGTGTTAGGCACCAGAAGACCACCTCCATTACAGACACCGTGAGAGAGGGTCAGGCCTcacccccctctacctcccccagtGCTAAGATCCCGAAGATTGAAGAAACATCAAACCTCCCCTCACATTCCCCTGTCCA AGGGCCTGTAGGGTATGCTGTGAGAGCACAGACACAGCAGCACAGGGAGGCAACTGTCAGTGAACCAACAGAACCACCTGCTACACCATCAACTGAGGTCGTACCTCCTGCCCCCACCAACAGCTTCCAGCTAGAGGCAGACCTAAGGAAGATTGGAAATGGCCCTGAAGTCATCTACAAGTATTTGAAG CAAATCCAGCCTCAGGCTTATGCAAAGATCTTCCAGAGCTCTCTTGAACCAGACATGCTCAATCAGATTCTAAGGACGTTACAAAGCTTTTACATCAA GAAGGAAGAGCCACCTGTCATACTGGAGATCCTCAGGAATCTGGCCGGTGTGAGGCGGTTCGATATGGCTGTAATGTTCATGTCCAACCCTGAGAAGAAAG tTCTACAAGAATTGTTTGACTTTCTTCGTCAAGCTGGACTTGAGGACGCTTCAGTAGGAGCCCTGCAAAAGAAGTATGGAGTGTGA
- the LOC112216974 gene encoding RNA polymerase II-associated protein 3 isoform X1, with protein sequence MSENKAIELQLQMRQNAEDLHNFMKDLDSWETDIKRKDEQLRTGSFSESQKSLPPVRNKDYKKKREKKKASDNNAKTEPKQARRIKSHDYQSWDKFDVDKVLESMDKEDSAAESNDSESEDSGVPATDQDKVLAEKEKGNQLFKEGKYEDAIECYTRDMGADPYNPVLPTNRAACFFRLKKFAVAESDCNLSIALDSNYFKAFARRGASRFALQHYESALEDYVMVLKLDPGNLEAQKEVMKCKEVIAKLGGKAESPEAAVVTPPVVDVKQQQLMEEQQRRQEAVVQKDRGNAYFKEGKYEAAVVDYTKGMEADSTNVLLPANRAMAYLKLQRYKEAEEDCSKAIALDGTYSKAFARRGTARAALGLLKQAKEDFEEVLKLEPGNKQAFYEMKKIAIDMDTSGLLATEEHAQRRTVQPINKPPDLQSTKPLSRVDIEEVCGKILVQEESSAVLTSATAPCVRHQKTTSITDTVREGQASPPSTSPSAKIPKIEETSNLPSHSPVQGPVGYAVRAQTQQHREATVSEPTEPPATPSTEVVPPAPTNSFQLEADLRKIGNGPEVIYKYLKQIQPQAYAKIFQSSLEPDMLNQILRTLQSFYIKKEEPPVILEILRNLAGVRRFDMAVMFMSNPEKKVLQELFDFLRQAGLEDASVGALQKKYGV encoded by the exons ATGTCTGAAAACAAAGCCATTGAACTCCAACTGCAAATGCGACAAAATGCAGAGGACCTGCATAACTTCATGAAAGATCTTGACAGCTGGGAAACTGACATAAAGAGGAAGGATGAGCAACTAAGAACTGGGAGCTTTAGCGAGTCTCAA AAAAGCCTCCCACCAGTGCGAAACAAGGACTacaaaaagaagagagagaaaaagaaggcaTCAGACAACAATGCAAAGACTGAACCAAAACAAGCACGCAGGATAAAGTCTCATGACTATCAGTCATGGGACAAATTTGATGTG GACAAGGTATTGGAGTCCATGGATAAAGAGGACAGCGCTGCTGAGTCCAATGACTCTGAGTCTGAGGATTCTGGGGTTCCTGCTACTGACCAAGACAAGGTGCTTGCTGAGAAGGAGAAA GGCAATCAGCTGTTCAAAGAAGGGAAGTATGAGGATGCCATTGAGTGTTACACCAGAGACATGGGCGCAGACCCTTATAACCCCGTTCTGCCTACAAACCGAGCTGCCTGCTTCTTCAGACTCAAAAA gTTTGCTGTTGCCGAGTCTGACTGCAACTTGTCCATCGCTCTGGACAGTAACTACTTCAAAGCATTTGCACGAAGAGGAGCGTCTCGATTCGCCCTGCAACATTATGAATCTGCCCTAGAAG ATTATGTAATGGTTCTCAAGCTGGATCCTGGAAACCTGGAGGCACAGAAGGAAGTGATGAAATGCAAAGAG GTCATTGCTAAACTGGGTGGAAAGGCAGAAAGCCCAGAGGCTGCAGTGGTGACGCCACCTGTGGTGGACGTCAAGCAACAGCAGCTCATGGAGGAacagcagaggagacaggaggcgGTGGTGCAGAAAGACAGG GGGAATGCATACTTCAAAGAGGGGAAGTATGAGGCTGCAGTAGTGGACTACACCAAGGGCATGGAAGCGGACAGCACCAACGTCCTCCTGCCTGCCAACCGGGCCATGGCTTACTTAAAGCTGCAGAG ATATAAAGAGGCTGAGGAGGACTGTAGTAAAGCAATAGCCCTGGATGGCACCTATTCAAAGGCCTTTGCCCGCAGAGGAACAGCCAGGGCTGCTCTGGGACTGCTCAAACAAGCTAAAGAAG aTTTTGAGGAGGTCCTGAAGCTAGAACCAGGAAACAAGCAGGCATTTTATGAGATGAAGAAGATTGCAATT GACATGGACACCAGTGGTCTGCTGGCAACAGAAGAGCATGCACAGCGGAGAACAGTACAGCCAATTAACAAACCACCTGACCTGCAGTCAACC AAGCCATTGAGTAGAGTGGACATTGAAGAGGTTTGTGGAAAGATCCTGGTCCAGGAGGAGTCCTCGGCTGTGTTGACTTCAGCCACAGCCCCCTGTGTTAGGCACCAGAAGACCACCTCCATTACAGACACCGTGAGAGAGGGTCAGGCCTcacccccctctacctcccccagtGCTAAGATCCCGAAGATTGAAGAAACATCAAACCTCCCCTCACATTCCCCTGTCCA AGGGCCTGTAGGGTATGCTGTGAGAGCACAGACACAGCAGCACAGGGAGGCAACTGTCAGTGAACCAACAGAACCACCTGCTACACCATCAACTGAGGTCGTACCTCCTGCCCCCACCAACAGCTTCCAGCTAGAGGCAGACCTAAGGAAGATTGGAAATGGCCCTGAAGTCATCTACAAGTATTTGAAG CAAATCCAGCCTCAGGCTTATGCAAAGATCTTCCAGAGCTCTCTTGAACCAGACATGCTCAATCAGATTCTAAGGACGTTACAAAGCTTTTACATCAA GAAGGAAGAGCCACCTGTCATACTGGAGATCCTCAGGAATCTGGCCGGTGTGAGGCGGTTCGATATGGCTGTAATGTTCATGTCCAACCCTGAGAAGAAAG tTCTACAAGAATTGTTTGACTTTCTTCGTCAAGCTGGACTTGAGGACGCTTCAGTAGGAGCCCTGCAAAAGAAGTATGGAGTGTGA
- the LOC112216974 gene encoding RNA polymerase II-associated protein 3 isoform X2 produces the protein MSENKAIELQLQMRQNAEDLHNFMKDLDSWETDIKRKDEQLRTGSFSESQKSLPPVRNKDYKKKREKKKASDNNAKTEPKQARRIKSHDYQSWDKFDVDKVLESMDKEDSAAESNDSESEDSGVPATDQDKGNQLFKEGKYEDAIECYTRDMGADPYNPVLPTNRAACFFRLKKFAVAESDCNLSIALDSNYFKAFARRGASRFALQHYESALEDYVMVLKLDPGNLEAQKEVMKCKEVIAKLGGKAESPEAAVVTPPVVDVKQQQLMEEQQRRQEAVVQKDRGNAYFKEGKYEAAVVDYTKGMEADSTNVLLPANRAMAYLKLQRYKEAEEDCSKAIALDGTYSKAFARRGTARAALGLLKQAKEDFEEVLKLEPGNKQAFYEMKKIAIDMDTSGLLATEEHAQRRTVQPINKPPDLQSTKPLSRVDIEEVCGKILVQEESSAVLTSATAPCVRHQKTTSITDTVREGQASPPSTSPSAKIPKIEETSNLPSHSPVQGPVGYAVRAQTQQHREATVSEPTEPPATPSTEVVPPAPTNSFQLEADLRKIGNGPEVIYKYLKQIQPQAYAKIFQSSLEPDMLNQILRTLQSFYIKKEEPPVILEILRNLAGVRRFDMAVMFMSNPEKKVLQELFDFLRQAGLEDASVGALQKKYGV, from the exons ATGTCTGAAAACAAAGCCATTGAACTCCAACTGCAAATGCGACAAAATGCAGAGGACCTGCATAACTTCATGAAAGATCTTGACAGCTGGGAAACTGACATAAAGAGGAAGGATGAGCAACTAAGAACTGGGAGCTTTAGCGAGTCTCAA AAAAGCCTCCCACCAGTGCGAAACAAGGACTacaaaaagaagagagagaaaaagaaggcaTCAGACAACAATGCAAAGACTGAACCAAAACAAGCACGCAGGATAAAGTCTCATGACTATCAGTCATGGGACAAATTTGATGTG GACAAGGTATTGGAGTCCATGGATAAAGAGGACAGCGCTGCTGAGTCCAATGACTCTGAGTCTGAGGATTCTGGGGTTCCTGCTACTGACCAAGACAAG GGCAATCAGCTGTTCAAAGAAGGGAAGTATGAGGATGCCATTGAGTGTTACACCAGAGACATGGGCGCAGACCCTTATAACCCCGTTCTGCCTACAAACCGAGCTGCCTGCTTCTTCAGACTCAAAAA gTTTGCTGTTGCCGAGTCTGACTGCAACTTGTCCATCGCTCTGGACAGTAACTACTTCAAAGCATTTGCACGAAGAGGAGCGTCTCGATTCGCCCTGCAACATTATGAATCTGCCCTAGAAG ATTATGTAATGGTTCTCAAGCTGGATCCTGGAAACCTGGAGGCACAGAAGGAAGTGATGAAATGCAAAGAG GTCATTGCTAAACTGGGTGGAAAGGCAGAAAGCCCAGAGGCTGCAGTGGTGACGCCACCTGTGGTGGACGTCAAGCAACAGCAGCTCATGGAGGAacagcagaggagacaggaggcgGTGGTGCAGAAAGACAGG GGGAATGCATACTTCAAAGAGGGGAAGTATGAGGCTGCAGTAGTGGACTACACCAAGGGCATGGAAGCGGACAGCACCAACGTCCTCCTGCCTGCCAACCGGGCCATGGCTTACTTAAAGCTGCAGAG ATATAAAGAGGCTGAGGAGGACTGTAGTAAAGCAATAGCCCTGGATGGCACCTATTCAAAGGCCTTTGCCCGCAGAGGAACAGCCAGGGCTGCTCTGGGACTGCTCAAACAAGCTAAAGAAG aTTTTGAGGAGGTCCTGAAGCTAGAACCAGGAAACAAGCAGGCATTTTATGAGATGAAGAAGATTGCAATT GACATGGACACCAGTGGTCTGCTGGCAACAGAAGAGCATGCACAGCGGAGAACAGTACAGCCAATTAACAAACCACCTGACCTGCAGTCAACC AAGCCATTGAGTAGAGTGGACATTGAAGAGGTTTGTGGAAAGATCCTGGTCCAGGAGGAGTCCTCGGCTGTGTTGACTTCAGCCACAGCCCCCTGTGTTAGGCACCAGAAGACCACCTCCATTACAGACACCGTGAGAGAGGGTCAGGCCTcacccccctctacctcccccagtGCTAAGATCCCGAAGATTGAAGAAACATCAAACCTCCCCTCACATTCCCCTGTCCA AGGGCCTGTAGGGTATGCTGTGAGAGCACAGACACAGCAGCACAGGGAGGCAACTGTCAGTGAACCAACAGAACCACCTGCTACACCATCAACTGAGGTCGTACCTCCTGCCCCCACCAACAGCTTCCAGCTAGAGGCAGACCTAAGGAAGATTGGAAATGGCCCTGAAGTCATCTACAAGTATTTGAAG CAAATCCAGCCTCAGGCTTATGCAAAGATCTTCCAGAGCTCTCTTGAACCAGACATGCTCAATCAGATTCTAAGGACGTTACAAAGCTTTTACATCAA GAAGGAAGAGCCACCTGTCATACTGGAGATCCTCAGGAATCTGGCCGGTGTGAGGCGGTTCGATATGGCTGTAATGTTCATGTCCAACCCTGAGAAGAAAG tTCTACAAGAATTGTTTGACTTTCTTCGTCAAGCTGGACTTGAGGACGCTTCAGTAGGAGCCCTGCAAAAGAAGTATGGAGTGTGA